The nucleotide window GCCCCACAGCTCGGGCAGCACGGGCGCGAGGGCGCCGAGCACCTTGCCCGACGCGCTTCGCGTCGCGACGTCCTTGTCGCCCACGTTCCAGCTCGGGAGGGCGTCGGTCCAGCCCTCGGGGAGCTCCTGGGCGGTCAGCCGGTCGAACAGCTTCTTGGCGTCGGGGTTCTTCTCCGCCCAGGCGTCGAACGACGACGTCCACGCCTTGCGCTGCTCGGCGCCGCGGTCGATGAGCTTGCGGGTGTGCCCGATGACCTCGTCGCTCACCTCGAAGTTCTTGGCGGGGTCGAAGCCGAGGACCTTCTTCGTCGCCGCGACCTCGTCTTCGCCGAGCGCCGCACCGTGGGCCATGCCGGTGTTCATCATGTTGGGCGCCGGGTAGCCGATGATCGTCCGCAGGCAGATGATCGACGGCTTGTCGATGACCTGGCGGGCGGCCTCGACCGCGGCCTCGATGGCGACGATGTCCTCGCCGCCCTCGACCGTCTGGACGTGCCAGCCATAGGCCTCGTACCGCTTGGCGACGTTCTCCGACAGCGCGATGTCGGTGTCGTCCTCGATCGAGATCTGATTCTGGTCGTAGAACACGATCAGGTTGCCGAGCTGCTGGGTACCGGCCAGCGAGCTGGCCTCCGAGGTCACGCCCTCTTCGATGTCGCCGTCGGAGGCGACGACATAGATGTAGTGGTCGAACGGGCTCTGCCCGGGGGCCGCGTCCGGGTCGAACAGGCCGCGTTCGCGACGGGCGGCCATCGCCATGCCCACCGACGACGCCAGACCCTGACCGAGCGGGCCGGTGGTGATCTCCACGCCGCGCGTGTGACGGAACTCGGGGTGGCCCGGGGTGAGGGAGTCCCAGGTCCGCAGCGCCTCGATGTCGGAGAGCTCGAGGCCGAATCCGCCGAGGTAGAGCTGGATGTAGAGCGTCAGGCTCGAATGCCCGCACGAGAGCACGAAACGGTCGCGGCCGGCCCAGTCGGTGTCGGTCGGGTCGTGGCGCATCACCCGCTGGAACAAGGTGTAGGCCAGTGGCGCGAGGCTCATCGCGGTGCCCGGGTGTCCGCTTCCGCATTTCTGCACTGCGTCGGCCGCCAGGAGCCGGGCCGTGTCGACGGCGCGGGTGTCGAGGTCGGTCCAGTCGTCCGGGTGACGGGGGGTGGTCAAAGCGCGGATCTCGTCTGTGTCGGCCACGATGCTGATTGTCTCCTGTGCCTGCTCGGTGCGATTCGTACAAGTGGCGATCGGTCCTGAGGCTGTCGGCGCTCGGGCGACCGACGCCCGTCGGCGCGTACGGGTCCAGAGTAATCGGCGCCGGGCTCGCACTGCGCGCCGACCGATGGTTACCGGCGAGTTCAGGCGTCCGCGCCGGTCGTGGGCCCGCCCGCGTCGTCGCCGTGCCTCGATTCACGGTTCGCAAAGGCAAACGTCTACCATGCTGTGTAGTAGCCCGCGGGCGTCTGTGCGGGCGGACGAGGAGTGTTCGTGAGGATAGGGGAGCGTGTGAGCGGGGACAGTTCCGCCGCATCTCACTCGACCGACACCGCATCGAATCCGCAGGTATCGACCGATCCGGTCGCACCGGCCGATCAGTCGTGGGCCGGGCGCGTGCGTGCGACGGTGCTCGCCTACATCGCGTTGACCAAGCCGCGCGTCATCGAGCTGCTTCTCGTCGCGACCATCCCGGTCATGCTGCAAGCCGACCGCGGCCACGTCGACATCGCGGTCATCGCCTTCACCCTGATCGGCGGCTGGCTCGGAGCCGGGAGTGCGAACACTCTCAACATGGTGGCCGACGCCGACATCGACAAGAAGATGAAGCGCACGGCCCGGCGTCCGCTGGCCCGCCGCGCCGTCGCGACCCGCAGTGCCCTGATCTTCGGTCTCGTCCTCTGGGCGGCGTCCTTCGCGGTCCTGTACTTCGCCGCCAATCTGCTCTCCGCCCTGCTCGTCTCGGCGACCATCCTCTTCTACGTCGGTGTCTACACGCTCATCCTCAAGCGTCGGACCTGGCAGAACGTGGTCTGGGGTGGTGCTGCGGGCTGCATGCCGACCCTGGTGGGGTGGGCTGCGGTCACCGGCTCGCTGAGTTGGCAGCCGATCGTTCTCTTCGCCGTCATCTTCTTCTGGACGCCGCCGCACACCTGGGCGCTCGCGATGCGCTACAAGGAGGACTACAAGGCGGCAGGCGTGCCGATGCTCCCGGTCATCGCGACCGAGGAACGCGTCACCCGGCAGATGCTCATCTACACGTGGCTCACCGTGGTGAGCTCTCTCCTGCTCATCCCGGCGACGAGCTGGATCTACACCGTGATCGCGCTGGCAGCCGGCGGCTGGTTCCTCGAGCGCGTGCACAAGTTGTACCGCGACACCAAGCGTGGCGCCGAAGTCGCTCCGCTGAAGGTCTTCCTGCAGTCCAACGAGTATCTCGCCATCGTGTTCTGCGGACTCGCGATCGACGCGGTCGTCGGACTTCAGACCATCTCGTCCTACTTCTGAGCCCCGCTCAGATCCCGGCGGGCAACAGCACCGTGGTGCCCGTCGTGACGCGCGCCTCCAGATCGGTGTGCGCCGCCGCCGCGTCGGCGAGTCGGTACCGCTGCCCGACGCGCACCTCGACGCTGCCGTCGACGATCGCCTCGAAGTACTCGCCCGCTCGCCAGTGGAGTTCCTCGGCCGTGTCGGTGAAATGGCCCAGTGTCGGGCGGGTCACCGACAGCGATCCCGCCGGGTTGAGACGCTGCAGATCGAACGGCGGAACCGGTCCGCTCGCCGCTCCGAAGAGCACGACGATCCCACGTATCGCGGTCGACGCCAGTGACTGCTCGAAGGTGTCGGCGCCGACGCCGTCGTACACCACGGGCACGCCGCGCCCGTCCGTGAGTTCACGGACCCGCGAGCTCAGGTCCTCGCCGTAGCGAAGCACGTGGTCGGCGCCAGCCGCCCGGGAGAGTTCCTCCTTCTCGTCGGACGACACCGTCGTGATGACCCTCAGTCCGCGGCGTTTGGCCAGCTGGGTCAGGATCAGCCCGACACCGCCGCCACCGGCGTGCACGAGGATCGATTCGCCGGACC belongs to Gordonia sp. KTR9 and includes:
- a CDS encoding heme o synthase translates to MSGDSSAASHSTDTASNPQVSTDPVAPADQSWAGRVRATVLAYIALTKPRVIELLLVATIPVMLQADRGHVDIAVIAFTLIGGWLGAGSANTLNMVADADIDKKMKRTARRPLARRAVATRSALIFGLVLWAASFAVLYFAANLLSALLVSATILFYVGVYTLILKRRTWQNVVWGGAAGCMPTLVGWAAVTGSLSWQPIVLFAVIFFWTPPHTWALAMRYKEDYKAAGVPMLPVIATEERVTRQMLIYTWLTVVSSLLLIPATSWIYTVIALAAGGWFLERVHKLYRDTKRGAEVAPLKVFLQSNEYLAIVFCGLAIDAVVGLQTISSYF
- the tkt gene encoding transketolase; its protein translation is MADTDEIRALTTPRHPDDWTDLDTRAVDTARLLAADAVQKCGSGHPGTAMSLAPLAYTLFQRVMRHDPTDTDWAGRDRFVLSCGHSSLTLYIQLYLGGFGLELSDIEALRTWDSLTPGHPEFRHTRGVEITTGPLGQGLASSVGMAMAARRERGLFDPDAAPGQSPFDHYIYVVASDGDIEEGVTSEASSLAGTQQLGNLIVFYDQNQISIEDDTDIALSENVAKRYEAYGWHVQTVEGGEDIVAIEAAVEAARQVIDKPSIICLRTIIGYPAPNMMNTGMAHGAALGEDEVAATKKVLGFDPAKNFEVSDEVIGHTRKLIDRGAEQRKAWTSSFDAWAEKNPDAKKLFDRLTAQELPEGWTDALPSWNVGDKDVATRSASGKVLGALAPVLPELWGGSADLAGSNNTTMDGEPSFGPTSISTKKWSANPYGRTLHFGVREHAMGSILSGIVLHGPTRAYGGTFLQFADYMRPAVRLAALMEIDPIYVWTHDSIGLGEDGPTHQPIEHLAALRAIPNLDVVRPGDANETAFAWQHLLTRRNHPVGLALTRQNIPILEGTSAQGVANGGYVLSDSEGDPQVVLIGTGSEVHLAVDAQKALAEKGIKARVVSMPCVEWFDEQPQGYRDDVLPPSVPRVAVEAGIAMPWYRIVGAGGEIVSIEHFGASADYKVLFTKFGITAEAVTAAAERVVAG
- a CDS encoding quinone oxidoreductase family protein yields the protein MRAIQVTRHGGPDVLTFGSVDDPIPAPDEVIVRTSAVGVNFIDTYLRRGLYPSTPPYIPGSEGAGVVVATGSDVTSLREGQRVAWCAAPGSYAELVAVPASKAVPVPDAVDDAVAGSSLLRGLTAHYLLDGSAHPRSGESILVHAGGGGVGLILTQLAKRRGLRVITTVSSDEKEELSRAAGADHVLRYGEDLSSRVRELTDGRGVPVVYDGVGADTFEQSLASTAIRGIVVLFGAASGPVPPFDLQRLNPAGSLSVTRPTLGHFTDTAEELHWRAGEYFEAIVDGSVEVRVGQRYRLADAAAAHTDLEARVTTGTTVLLPAGI